Proteins from a genomic interval of Caldicellulosiruptor diazotrophicus:
- a CDS encoding chemotaxis protein CheW, whose amino-acid sequence MKQYVIFNVGDYSFGVDILEIVEIIKPNKIVKVPSMPQYVEGIIDVRGTSVPVYNLAKRLEIESNAEAQKIIIVELSKFQLGFLVDDVSEILKIEDEKIEKASESIRGIKRKFIDSIARVNDDMIIILDLKNVLTIEEEDQISEMLTEKNQ is encoded by the coding sequence ATGAAACAGTATGTCATTTTCAATGTGGGTGATTACAGCTTTGGTGTTGACATACTTGAGATTGTTGAGATTATAAAGCCAAATAAGATTGTAAAGGTACCAAGTATGCCCCAGTATGTTGAAGGAATAATTGATGTGAGAGGCACATCTGTCCCAGTTTATAACCTTGCAAAACGGCTCGAGATTGAGTCAAATGCAGAAGCACAGAAAATAATCATTGTAGAGCTTTCCAAATTCCAGCTTGGATTTTTGGTTGATGATGTCTCTGAGATACTCAAAATTGAAGATGAGAAGATTGAAAAGGCAAGTGAGAGCATCAGGGGAATCAAACGAAAATTCATTGATTCGATTGCGCGTGTCAACGACGATATGATTATTATTCTTGACCTTAAAAATGTTCTTACAATTGAAGAAGAGGATCAAATATCTGAAATGCTAACAGAGAAAAATCAATAA
- the leuC gene encoding 3-isopropylmalate dehydratase large subunit, translating to MSKPMTMSQKILAHHAGKEYVEPGDLIFANVELVLGNDVTTPVAIKEFEKIGIDRVFDKDKIAIVPDHFTPNKDIKSAQQCKMVREFAKKYEITNYFEVGEMGIEHALLPEKGLVVPGDLVIGADSHTCTYGALGAFSTGIGSTDMACAMATGKCWFKVPEAIKFVLYGKKTGWTSGKDIILHIIGMIGVDGALYKSMEYTGEGLKSLSMDDRFTIANMAIEAGAKNGIFEVDEKTIEYVKHHSTKPYKIFKADEDAEYSEVYEIDISKIKPTVAFPHLPENTKTIDEITEKIYIDQVVIGSCTNGRIEDLRIAAKILKGRKVKKGLRCIIFPATQNIYKQALKEGLIEIFIDAGCVVSTPTCGPCLGGHMGILADGERALATTNRNFVGRMGHPSSEVYLSSPAIAAASAVLGYIGSPEELGMKGDEE from the coding sequence ATGTCAAAACCAATGACAATGTCTCAAAAGATTTTGGCGCACCATGCAGGAAAAGAATATGTTGAGCCAGGAGACTTGATTTTTGCAAATGTTGAGCTTGTTTTGGGGAATGACGTTACAACACCTGTTGCAATAAAGGAGTTTGAAAAGATAGGGATTGACAGGGTTTTTGACAAAGATAAAATTGCGATAGTTCCCGACCATTTTACTCCAAACAAAGACATAAAGTCTGCTCAGCAGTGCAAGATGGTTCGCGAGTTTGCTAAAAAGTATGAAATTACAAATTATTTTGAAGTTGGCGAGATGGGTATTGAACATGCACTCTTGCCAGAAAAAGGACTTGTTGTGCCGGGTGATTTGGTAATTGGTGCAGACTCTCATACATGCACATATGGGGCATTGGGTGCTTTTTCAACAGGAATTGGTTCTACTGACATGGCATGTGCAATGGCAACAGGAAAGTGCTGGTTCAAAGTACCAGAGGCTATCAAGTTTGTGCTCTACGGCAAAAAAACTGGCTGGACATCTGGGAAGGATATTATCCTTCACATTATTGGTATGATAGGTGTTGATGGTGCACTTTACAAGTCAATGGAATATACGGGAGAGGGTTTAAAATCACTTTCAATGGATGACAGGTTCACCATCGCTAACATGGCAATTGAAGCAGGTGCGAAAAATGGCATATTTGAGGTTGATGAGAAAACAATAGAGTATGTAAAGCATCACTCAACAAAACCATACAAAATTTTTAAGGCAGATGAAGATGCAGAGTACTCTGAGGTTTATGAGATTGATATTTCCAAGATTAAGCCTACGGTTGCGTTTCCACACCTTCCAGAGAACACAAAAACAATAGATGAGATAACAGAAAAGATTTATATTGACCAGGTTGTGATTGGCTCTTGTACAAATGGCAGAATTGAAGACTTGAGGATTGCAGCAAAGATCTTAAAAGGAAGAAAGGTTAAAAAAGGGCTCAGATGTATTATATTCCCTGCAACACAGAATATATACAAGCAGGCATTAAAAGAGGGACTCATTGAAATATTCATTGACGCTGGATGTGTTGTTTCAACACCCACTTGCGGTCCATGTCTTGGCGGACACATGGGGATTTTGGCAGATGGTGAGAGGGCTTTGGCAACAACAAATAGGAACTTTGTTGGCAGAATGGGTCATCCAAGCAGTGAAGTTTATCTTTCATCCCCAGCAATTGCAGCAGCATCAGCAGTTTTAGGCTATATCGGATCACCTGAAGAGCTTGGAATGAAAGGAGATGAAGAATAG
- the leuD gene encoding 3-isopropylmalate dehydratase small subunit has product MIFKGKAHKYYDNIDTDVIIPARYLNTSDPNELAKHCLEDLDKEFMNKVQKGDILVAGKNFGCGSSREHAPIAIKACGVSCVVAKSFARIFYRNAINIGLPIVECEEAVDGIEAGDEVEVDLVNGIIKNLTKGKEFKAKPFPEFMQNIMKAGGLIEFVKGELKKDA; this is encoded by the coding sequence ATGATTTTCAAAGGTAAAGCTCACAAGTATTATGATAACATAGACACAGACGTTATTATTCCTGCAAGATATCTTAACACATCTGACCCCAACGAGCTTGCAAAGCATTGTTTAGAGGATTTGGATAAGGAGTTTATGAACAAGGTTCAAAAAGGTGACATTTTGGTTGCAGGGAAAAACTTTGGCTGTGGCTCTTCAAGGGAACATGCACCAATTGCAATAAAGGCATGTGGAGTTTCTTGTGTTGTTGCAAAGTCATTTGCAAGGATTTTCTATCGAAATGCAATAAATATTGGTCTTCCAATTGTTGAGTGTGAAGAGGCAGTAGATGGTATAGAAGCTGGAGATGAGGTGGAAGTTGACCTTGTAAATGGAATAATTAAAAATCTAACAAAAGGTAAAGAGTTTAAAGCAAAACCCTTTCCTGAGTTTATGCAAAACATAATGAAAGCAGGCGGACTTATAGAGTTTGTAAAAGGAGAGTTGAAAAAAGATGCATAG